The genomic region AATTCGGCGCATGATTTGGTTGGATGCATTGAGCATCACAGAAATTTGGGCGTAGACGCCTTTATCATCTGTCATTTGTATTCGGAAGACAACACGCCGGAGCTTCTGCAAACCTTGGAGCGGGAGCATGACGATATCACGGTTGTACATATTCCATTGATTTTCGATGACCCTCTGTCCTTGTTTCAGCCCTCCATCAACTTGGCACGACAAAAATATGATGCAGACTGGATTCTTCGAATTGATTCAGATGAACGTTGGTTTGTACAACACGGAACGCTCAAAGAAGCTATTGCCAAAGATGGAGGGAGAGGAGTAATTGCGGTCAAACGGTATAATATCGTTTGGCCAACGCCTGCAGCAGCAGAGCAGACAGATATTTCATCAACTATGACGTTACAAAACCTCCCTTTAGCCTTGTTTCCAGTATTTATTCCTCCAACCGATAGCGCAAAACTCGAAGAAATTCCCTGGGTACTGGCATTGATAGCTCATAAATGCTGTATGCAAGCGAGCGAAATGTTTGATTTTGATATAGGGGGGCACAATGTTGTTGATCGAGTTCAGGGAGGGATCAAGCCGAGGGTGACTTCGAACAACATCATTGTTGCGCAAATCGCCTTCACCACGCTTGACCGGTTTGAAATTAAACTTCGTGGAATTTCGGCGTTGTTCAATAAAGCACCGACAGACAGAAATCCTCATCTCGGCTGGCATTGGACTCGTCTCGCCAATATCTACAAGCAGGGCTTTGCGGCTGTGGAAGCCGAGTGGTTAAGGCAGTTCATGACACCGGAATTTGCACAACAACTGGTCGGGCGCCAAGTGATTGCTTCTGGAGAGTTTGCATTCGATTTTCCGCGAAGGCGTTCCTGATGTAAAACTACAGGTAAATGCAAGCAATTGCTGGCATTATTGTCGTTTCACATGGTAACATGCTGAAAGGTAAGTTGGAGTAATCACTGGTCTTTCAATCAGAGAATTGCAATAAATGAAAGGATTTTTATAATGAATGTCCTTCTCGTAGCTCCTCCCATTGATATGGATTCTGCGAAGCTATCGCCCTGCGCCTTGCCCATCGGTTTATTGCAACTTGCTGCAGTGCTTCGTGAAGCAGGCCACGTCCCCACTCTTCTTGATTTAGCCACAGTCAAGATTCCGGAGGGCATAGAGCCCGAAGACTACCGTCGTGCCCTTCTCTGCGCGAGTATACGCGAACTTGATCCAGGATATGTGGGCATCAACTGTCTGACCAGCATGAACTTTCCACAGGTCAGGAGACTGATTTACGACATACACGTTGAAGCACCGGATATACCCATTTGCCTAGGGGGAATTCACCCGACATGGTATTATCGTGAAATTTTTGAGCACTGTCCGGAGGTCGACTATATCGTGCTCGGCGAGGGAGAAACCCAAACCGTAGCGTTGGCTAACGCTATCGCTTCGGGCGATAGATATGCGCTGCAGGGCGTCCAATCTCTCGCATATAGAAACGCTGATGGCGCGCTGGTGGTGCATCCCAGAACCTCATATATTGACGATCTGGATGCACTGCCGCTACCAGCCTATGACTTATTGGATTTTACCGATTACCACAGAGACCTTTCTCGTTGGTACAATCCTAAAAATCATACCATCAAAACGCTTACTCCTCTTTTTACCTCAAGAAGTTGTCCCTTTAATTGTTCATTTTGTATGGGACATATTATGACAGGAAGAGGATATCGTGAGAAGTCTCCCGACAAGGTCGTGGACGAGATTGAAATTCTGACACGAGAGTTTGGGCAAAATTATTTTGCTATACTTGATGAGAATTCCATTCTGAACAAAGATCGATTTATCGCCATCTGTAATGACATCTCCAAGCGTGGCCTGGACATTCAGTTGTCTGCAGTTTCAGGCTTCTATCTGAATGCGGTCGATGAAGACATTGTCAAAGCGTACAAGAAAGCAGGTGGAATCAGTGTATCTATACCGATAGAAAGTGGCAGTAGCTACATACGAAACACAGTTATCAATAAAAATTTGAGCGACGAGACTATCATCAACGCTGTTCGCTTGTTTAAGAAATATGACCTTTTTACGATTGGTTTTTTTATTATGGGGTTTGAAGAGGATACTCCATCCACTTTGGATGAAAGCATCGCCATGATGGAAAGGCTTCAGCTTGATATAAATAACACCGCTAACCTGTCGCCATATCCGGGGACTAAGATCTTTGCTCGGGCCAAGCAGAACGGCACGCTGCTTATTGATGACAATCAAACGTGGAATGGCGAAGTGCTGTTTGCGCAACGTTCAGAAATGAGGTTTTTCATTAAGCCGCCAGGGTTGAGCATGGACGAACTGCGGCGGTATCGTGCCGTATTTAATCAGTATTTTCTTTATAGTGACCGTGTGCGTCACGAAGCAAGAGGCTCGCGTTAGACCTCTTTCAAAGAGGCCCTCCTTTGATTTGACGCAACGGATAAAGTATTCGCAAGCGTTTATTTGCGGAGGGTAAGCGGAACGTTGATACTCATTGCTGCCGATGAAACGGCAGTTCCAACTATGTTGTTTTTTGGTCTTTTGACTGGCATGCAAGCGACAAAGAATTCAACAAGTTTTTCATTTCCTTGCTCTCCTGCTCAATTTTTTTAATCTTTCTGATGGAATACAGTACAGTGCTATGATCCTTTCCACCAAAAAGTTGACCGAGAACCGGATACGACAAACCAAGAATCTCGCGACTTAAGGTCATGGCCACTTGCCTGGCCATCGCAATCTGTTTGTTTCGCTTATTGCCGAGCAGCTCAGCTTCACTCACATTGAAATGTCGAGCAGTGACAGCAATAATATCCGCTGCTTCAACCCGCGGTTTCGGCGTTTGCTCAGTATGACTTAAAATTTGGCGAAAATCGGCCTCATCAATGTCTTTTTTCACGAACTCGGCGAATGCCGCAATTTTGGTCAAAATGCCTTGAAGCAAACGAAAATCCGTAAACTGTCTCGCCAATGTCAACATTTGATCTTTGGTTAAACGAATACGTCGTGTTTTGAGGTCGGCTTGAATATACCGTAACCGAACATCAAGATCCGGGTTTTTGAGGAAGACAATAAGTCCCCACTCGAGACGTGATTTCAATGCAGGATCAAGAAAGTCATAGCCGGCAACTTTTCCCAGGCAAGAAAAGACCATTTGTTTGCCTGCGTCACGGAACAAATTGAACAACGTGATAAGTTCAGTCTGAACATCGGGAAAATCAACCAAGCGCTCCATTTCATCGACGAAGATATGACTTGTATCGGCAAAGTGCCGTCGGATACGAGATGAATTATTGTTTAAATTGATAATGATTTCATTCAGATCCAGGACGGTACCGACAAACATTGACGAGGCTGGAACCCGTTTACTGATGACATTGGCTATGGCGCGAAGGAGATGTGTTTTTCCACTTGCACCCTGACCGCAGATAACAAGAGGATT from Desulfovibrio inopinatus DSM 10711 harbors:
- a CDS encoding glycosyltransferase family 2 protein yields the protein MKLVAQVIAGNSAHDLVGCIEHHRNLGVDAFIICHLYSEDNTPELLQTLEREHDDITVVHIPLIFDDPLSLFQPSINLARQKYDADWILRIDSDERWFVQHGTLKEAIAKDGGRGVIAVKRYNIVWPTPAAAEQTDISSTMTLQNLPLALFPVFIPPTDSAKLEEIPWVLALIAHKCCMQASEMFDFDIGGHNVVDRVQGGIKPRVTSNNIIVAQIAFTTLDRFEIKLRGISALFNKAPTDRNPHLGWHWTRLANIYKQGFAAVEAEWLRQFMTPEFAQQLVGRQVIASGEFAFDFPRRRS
- a CDS encoding helix-turn-helix domain-containing protein; its protein translation is MKEHLRKFLKQSISQHELESWFDPLDIYLEDDSTLVVQFPHPHFEHWFNAGPRNRFENQAREILGPGFTIRYGFVGHDFPSSRASSPPKAASIDFPFGHRFTFESFYSNDKNAFPLASALQVAQSTDARFNPLVICGQGASGKTHLLRAIANVISKRVPASSMFVGTVLDLNEIIINLNNNSSRIRRHFADTSHIFVDEMERLVDFPDVQTELITLFNLFRDAGKQMVFSCLGKVAGYDFLDPALKSRLEWGLIVFLKNPDLDVRLRYIQADLKTRRIRLTKDQMLTLARQFTDFRLLQGILTKIAAFAEFVKKDIDEADFRQILSHTEQTPKPRVEAADIIAVTARHFNVSEAELLGNKRNKQIAMARQVAMTLSREILGLSYPVLGQLFGGKDHSTVLYSIRKIKKIEQESKEMKNLLNSLSLACQSKDQKTT
- a CDS encoding B12-binding domain-containing radical SAM protein, which translates into the protein MNVLLVAPPIDMDSAKLSPCALPIGLLQLAAVLREAGHVPTLLDLATVKIPEGIEPEDYRRALLCASIRELDPGYVGINCLTSMNFPQVRRLIYDIHVEAPDIPICLGGIHPTWYYREIFEHCPEVDYIVLGEGETQTVALANAIASGDRYALQGVQSLAYRNADGALVVHPRTSYIDDLDALPLPAYDLLDFTDYHRDLSRWYNPKNHTIKTLTPLFTSRSCPFNCSFCMGHIMTGRGYREKSPDKVVDEIEILTREFGQNYFAILDENSILNKDRFIAICNDISKRGLDIQLSAVSGFYLNAVDEDIVKAYKKAGGISVSIPIESGSSYIRNTVINKNLSDETIINAVRLFKKYDLFTIGFFIMGFEEDTPSTLDESIAMMERLQLDINNTANLSPYPGTKIFARAKQNGTLLIDDNQTWNGEVLFAQRSEMRFFIKPPGLSMDELRRYRAVFNQYFLYSDRVRHEARGSR